CCTTCTCTATTTAATTTTCGCTTCCATAACAATTTATGAGAAGCATGCATGTGCGAATCCTCAGCTAGCTAATTACTTGTTGTTTGTAACTGAACAAATTAAAGATGAAGCACTTCGTTCTTAAACACAAGCCTCCATGATTGTATTTTTCCTTTAGGTGATACGCTGTGAGGTTTCTTAACATGCCTCCATGGGATTAATTGTTGGTAACCAAGACAATTTTCTTTGCATGTTTTACTGTGTCAACAGAACAAGCTCCCAGCTGTGATGGCAGGGGTTCTGGATGCTTTAGCATCCTATGTGACCAGCATGCTCGCCGAGATGGCCAAAGAGGAGGTGGCCATGCTAATCGGCGTGTCCAACGGGCTCGAAGACCTGGGTGTCAAGCTTGGGGACCTCAAGAATTTCCTTGCTGATGCTGATAGGAGGAACATCACCGATGAGAGTGTGCGGAGGTGGGTGGGGGAACTGAACCGTGCCATGTACCAGGCCACGGACATCATCGACCTATGTCGGCTCAAGGTCATGGAACAGGGTCCATCCAAGGACATGGGGTGCCTTAACCCACTCCTCTTTTGCATGCGGAATCCCCTCCACGCCCACGACATCGGCACCCGCATCAAGAGGCTCAACCAAAATTTGGATGACATTTGCAAGAGGGGTGGAAGTTTCAATTTCATCAAGATAGAAGCCTACGAAGAGAGAAAGATGACTCGATCTCTCGCCACTAACCGCAAAACTGATTCACTGATGGAGTGGTCAGGTGCAGTTGGTGAGAAGATCAAGGAGGACACGAGAGCGGTTGTGGAGGTGCTCACACAGGAGGCAGTTAGTAACAAGAGTGATCACCTCATGGTGGT
This sequence is a window from Triticum urartu cultivar G1812 unplaced genomic scaffold, Tu2.1 TuUngrouped_contig_5248, whole genome shotgun sequence. Protein-coding genes within it:
- the LOC125528970 gene encoding putative disease resistance protein RGA4; translated protein: MAGVLDALASYVTSMLAEMAKEEVAMLIGVSNGLEDLGVKLGDLKNFLADADRRNITDESVRRWVGELNRAMYQATDIIDLCRLKVMEQGPSKDMGCLNPLLFCMRNPLHAHDIGTRIKRLNQNLDDICKRGGSFNFIKIEAYEERKMTRSLATNRKTDSLMEWSGAVGEKIKEDTRAVVEVLTQEAVSNKSDHLMVVAIVGVGGVGKTTLGKKVFNDDGIEGKFTKKIWLSITHDFNDVELLSTAITAA